The following is a genomic window from Candidatus Methylomirabilota bacterium.
TCGATGTCCTTAACCCGTATGATGGGACGGTCGTCGATACCGTGCCCTGCGCGGACTTGGGCGATGTCGAGAAGGCCCTGGAGGGCGCAGTTCGTGGCGCACGGACGATGGCAGCGCTCTCCGGTTACGGCCGCTATCAAATTCTGAAAGCGGCGGCAGAGCTGATTGAGGCTCGGAGTGAGGAGTTCGCCAAAACCATTACCCTCGAGGAGGGCAAGAGCCTGGCCGAGTCGCGCTATGAGGTGAGCCGGGCTGTGCAGACCCTGACCTTGTCGGGCGAGGAGGCCAAGCGCCTGCATGGCGAGACCGTCCCCTTTGATGGGGCCCCGGGCGGCTCCGGCAAGTTCGGCTTTACGCTGCGCGTGCCGTGCGGGATTGTGGTCGCTGTCAGTCCCTTCAACTTCCCGCTGAACCTGGTATGCCATAAGGTCGGACCGGCCTTGGCGGCGGGCAACGCGGTCGTCATCAAGCCGGCCACCGATACCCCTCTCTCGGCACTGAAGCTTACAGAGATCCTGCTGGAGGCGGGTCTGCCGACTGAGGCAATCGCCTGTCTGACCGGCTCAGGGGCGGTAATTGGCGACGCGCTGTGCAGCAATCGGCGGGTCCGCAAGATCACATTTACGGGAAGCCGCGACGTCGGCGAGCGGATCTGCCGGATGGCCGGAATCAAGAAGGTCACGATGGAACTCGGCAGTAACTCGCCCGTCGTCATTATGTCCGATGCCGATCTCGACAAGGTCGCTGCCGCTGTGGCGGCGACCGGCTACACGAACGCCGGGCAGGTCTGTATCTCCACCCAACGGGTCTTGACCAGCGAAAAGGTCTACGGCGATTTTCTGGACGCCTTGAAACCCAAGGTGGAGGCGCTCATCACCGGTAACCCCCTGGACGCGAGCACCAAGGTAGGCCCGATGATCCGCGAGCGGGACGCCATCCGGGTTGAGGAGTGGGTGGATGAGGCGGTGGCAAGCGGCGCGCAGGTTGTGACGGGTGGAGTGCGTCAGGGAGCGGTCTACGCCCCCACGGTCGTCGCCGACGTCAGGCCCGACATGCGGATCTTCTGTGATGAGCTGTTCGGGCCGGCCGTCGCGGTCACGCGATTCGACACAATCGACGAGGCGATTGCGCTTGCCAACGATACAATCTACGGCCTGGCAGCCGGCATCTTCACCGAAAACCTGGAGTGGGCGATGCGGTTCGCGCGCGAGGTCGAGGCGGGCAACCTGATGATCAACTGGGGACCTCAATGGCGTGCCGACCTGATGCCGTACGGAGGGCTGAAAGAGAGCGGCTTCGGCAAGGAAGGCCCGCGCTATGCCGTCGAGGAGATGACCGAGCTGAAACTGGTCTGCTTCCACCTGAAGGATTAGCAATGTTCGAGGAGGACGGACCTCGATGAAGGCCGCCGAGCTTCTGGTTCGATGCCTTGAGCAGGAGGGGGTACGCTATGTCTTCGGCGTCCCTGGTGAGGAGACGCTGGACCTCATGGACGCCCTCCTCGACTCCCGTATCACCTTCATCCCGACCCGCCACGAGCAAGGGGCGGCCTTCATGGCCGACTGCTACGGCCGTCTGACTGGAACGGCCGGGGTTTGTCTGGCCACCCTGGGGCCTGGCGCCACCAACCTGGTCACTGGGATCGCCGACGCCAACCTCGATCACGCCCCGCTTGTTGCTATTACGGGTCAGGCTGGCCGGGACAGGATCCACAAGGAGTCGCATCAGTACATCGATATCGTGGAGAACTTCCGGTCGATCACTAAGTGGAATACGCGGGTAGAGGTTGGAGCGGTCATCCCCGAGGTGGTGCGGAAGGCATTCAAGGTTGCGCAGGCCGAGAAACCAGGGGCCTGCCATCTGGAGCTGCCTGAAGACGTCGCGGGGGAGCAGGTGGCGGGGATCCCGCTCACAGTGGAGCGGGCGCGGCGACCCTCGCCCGACCGCCCTTCTCTCCACGCGGCAGCCAGGTTGATCGAGGAAGCCTCCTTTCCCCTTATCCTGGCCGGCAATGGGGTCATTCGCGGGAAGGCGTCGCATGATCTCCGGAAGCTCGCCGAGCGAGTCGGCATCCCCGTGGTCAACACCTTCATGGCCAAGGGGTGTGTCCCGGCCGATTTCGACCTCTCCCTCATGACGATCGGCGTACACGCTCGCGACTACGTGGCCTGCGGGATAGAGCGGGCTGACCTCATCATCGCCGTAGGGTACGATCCGGTGGAGTATGCTCCGAAGTTCTGGAATCCGGACGGGACCTGCCGGGTGATCCATATCGACTTCACGCCGGCGGAGGTAGATAGTCACTATCAACCAGTGGTGGAGATCGTTGCTGATGTCCGGGAGGCCCTCGAGCTGCTCGCGGAGGAGGTCCATGGCTCCAAAGATCCCGCCCCCGCCAAGGTCCTTCGGCACTGGATTCAGACCGAGATCGAGGCGGAGGCCGACGACGACGGTTTCCCCCTCAAACCCCAGCGGATCCTGCGCGATATCCGCGCGGTGCTCGGGCGGGATGACATCCTCGTCTCCGACGTCGGGGCCCACAAGCTCTGGGTGGCCCGCCTCTTCCCGGCGTTCGCCCCGAACACGGTTCTCATTTCCAATGGCTACGCCGCGATGGGCTTTGCGCTGCCGGCCGCCATTGCAGCCAAGCTGGTTTTTCCCGAGCGGCAGATCCTCGCGGTTAGCGGTGACGGCGGCTTCCTGATGAACTGCCAGGAGCTGGAGACGGCTGTCAGATTGGGCCTCAGTCTGGTCATTGTCATCCTCCGGGATGACAGCTTCGGCGTCGTCCGCTGGCATCAACTGACTCGATTTGGCCGGGAATCGGGCGTCTCCTTCGGGAACCCGGACTTTGTGAAGTTCGCCGAGTCGTTCGGGGCGAGGGGCTATCGAGTAGAGGAGGCCGCAGCCCTTCGCCCCATCCTCGAGGAGGCCGGTCAATGGCAAGGCCTGTCCATTGTAGATGTCCCGGTCGACTACGCCGAGAACTTCAAACTAGCAGAGAAGATGGGGCGGATCGTCTGCCCCTTGTGACGGCACGCGGGTGATTCAGGACGGGGGATGCGATGCTGAAGGGTGTGGATCATGTGGATCTGGTAGTCTCTGACATGGATGAGGCGATCGCGTTCTACACAGAGAAGCTAGGCCTGACGCTTCGATATGACGGCCGCCCGGACGGCGGCGGCAAACACACCTTTCTCGGTGATGCGGAGGGGTCGTTTGTGGCTCTTGAGGAGCAGCCAGGACTCAAGATCGAGGGGCCGCAGCGCCTAGGACATCTGGCCTTCGCGGTCGATGACGTGAAGGCCGCACGCAAAGAACTTGAGAAGCGTGGCGTAAAGATCACAGACGAGCGGACCGATGAGGATGGCCGGGCCAAGTCCTACTATTTCACCGGTCCGGACGGCATTCGCCTCGAGATCTACGGACCTGTGTAAGATCTCATCACGCTGAATGTCGACTTCCGTGACAAGCCTCGGGTGCGATCCAGGCGTTTGATACGGTGGAGCGAGGTATGACGGAAAGGAGGCGGAAGCACCTTGTGCCCGATCAGTAATCGCGATGTCGAAGAGGCTCGCAACTACCATGCGGCAACCAAACACTCCTACTGGAGTATCCGCTTAGGGGGCCATTTCCTCGACTGGGCCAACAAGCCGCGTCAATACAAGGTATACCCGGGGCTGCCGGTCGTCCCGATTCCGCGTGATGTGACGCCGCCAGCCGTGGATGCGCTCGAGGCTGTCGGAGCCTTCCCGTCAATCGGGACGAGCATCCTTGATCTGGCCGGACTGGCGCAGGTCCTGTTCTTTTGCACAGGTCTGACCAAGAAGAAGATCTACCCCGGGGGTGAGGTGCAGCACTTTCGTGCAGCCTCCTGCACCGGCGCGCTCTACGAGATCGAGATCTACGCCGTCTGCGGCGATCTTCCAGGACTGCCCGCCGGAGTCTACCACTTCTGCCCGACCGACTTCGCCCTCCGCCGGTTGCGAGAGGGGGATTTTCGGGGAGTGCTGGCTCATGCGACGGCCGGCGACGCGTCGATCGCAGGCGCTCCTGTCACCGTGGTACTGACAGCCATCTTCTGGCGGAACGCCTGGAAATACCAGGCCAGAGCCTACCGCCACTTTTACTGGGACGCTGGAACGATTCTGGCTAATCTGCTGGCCACGGCTGCTTCCGCGCAGCTTTCGTCTCAGGTCGTGACAGGGTTTATCGATGCCCTCGTGGATCACCTCCTTGGTCTGGACAGTGAACGCGAGGCAAGTCTCTGTCTGGTCCCGATCGGTGCAGAGTCGCCTGCTCCGGAGCCGCCGGAGATCCCGCCGATTGCGCCAGAAACCGTCCCGCTCTCGAAAAGAGAGGTGGATTATCCGCTGATCACGCAGATACGCGCAGCCTCCATGCTGGCAAGTGAGGAGGAGATTCGAGCCTGGCGATCAGCCTTTGTACCGCGACCCTCGCTGCCTCCCGGCGAGAAATATTTTCCTCTTACCCCCATTGATCGCGAGCACCCTCCCATCCGGACCCTCGGCGAGGCCATTCTCCGTAGGGGCTCAACACGCCAGTTCGCTCAACTGCCGATCTCATTCCGGCAGCTTTCTACCATCCTTGAGCGATCCAGCCGCGGGATCCCGACGGACTTTCTCGGAGGGCCGGGAACGACCTTACTGGATACCTATCTCATCGTCAACTCAGTTGAGGATCTTCCCACAGGGGCCTTCTATTTCTCGCCATCTGGGCAGGCGCTTGAGCTCTTGAAAGAGGGTACATTTCGACGCGAGGCAGGCTACCTCTGCCTTGAGCAGGGGCTGGGCATCGAGGCGAGCACTATCATTTTCTTCCTCACAGACCTGGACCGGATCCTCGAGTGCTACGGAAATCGGGGCTATGGCGCTGCCCAGCTCGAGGCGGGGATCGTGGGCGGGAAGATGTACCTCTGTGCGTACGCCCTGGGTTTAGGCGCGACGGGTACCACCTTTTATGACGATGATGTTACCGGCTTCTTCTCCCCCCACGCTCAGGGGAAGATTACGCTCTTTGCTGTCGCGCTGGGACGATCGGCGCGTGTCCCAGGGCGCGTGAAGCTTCTCAGATCATCAATTCCTCCGAAACGAACAGCGGGGACGTGAGCCGTGTCTTAGAGGCGATTGAGTAGTTTGTGGAGAGGATCGTCGCGGATGTGGATGGAACGCTGACGATAAAGGTGAAATTCGGCGGCCTGCGTGGCACGCCAAGAGCCGTTGCGCAATTGTGGTGCCGGGGGAGGGAGTCGAACCCTCATGGACCGAAGCCCGCGGGATTTTGAGTCGTGAATGGAGCCCCGAATCCAGCAGCAGTATAGGATACTTACAAGAGGTTAGCAATCGTGTGGATTGGCTCAAGTAGGCTAAGATGGGGCTGATTGAGACTGAGGCGGGCACAATCCGGCGCGATACTGCCTTCTATTCTACCGCCTGAATCTACTCCAGTTATCGCCCATCTTGCCGTAGAAAACGGCAACGGGGATAAGAATGCCGATCAATACGGGTCAGTAGAGTGCCAGGAGGGCGGCACCGAACGGTGCACGGCGTCCAGTGCGTGTGCCGGACTCAACAGGAAGTCAGTACCGGGAGTCGTGCGGGCAGCGGCGGCGGTTCGAAAACCTGGTGGCTAAGCATATGAAGGCGCTGGAGCAAGAAGAACGTGAGACGGGATCAGAAGGGAGCAGCAGCGCTTCTAAGCGGCCCGTATCCAATTAGATCCAGCTACTGGGCCTCCCCGCTCCAGGTGCCGCCAGACAAGATGGGGAGGAGGACCGGGTAAGGATAGCCCTCATCACGCATCGGGGTGTTCGCGGCGTTCTTCGGCGTGGTCATCACTCCACCTCCTCTCTTGGCTGCCGCATGGTCGACGTGATTGAGTGGTTCATGTCGCTTGCCTGAGCGGTGAGAACCTACAGATCGGTGAACGGACACGCTGTCACGTCTGATCCGAGTGGGAGTCGGATATCGCCCGGGTGGACCACGTATCCTGGCAGGGCCGCGTCGCCGAAATCCACCCGGAACGTCCTGATGGACGAGGCCATGGCCGGTCGCGGGGTCGCGGACAGCTTGACCTCGATCGGGACGAGCTTCCCGGAGACCTCGACCACGATATCTACCTCCGTGCCGGTGGAGGTCCTCCAGAAGTAGACCTGCGGCTCGAGGCCTCGATGGGTAAGTGTCTTGACGATCTCGGACAGGACCGCCGTTTCCATGATCGGACCGCCCATGGGACCGGAGGCGGCATGGCCGGGATCTTTCAGGCCGGTCAAATAGCACAGCGTGCCGACATCGGTGAAATAGACTTTCGGTGTCTTGACGAGCCTCTTGCCGACGTTGGCGAAATAGGGCCGGAGTACGACCACCTGGTAGGTGGCTTCCAGCACCGACAGCCAGGCCTTGACCGTGTTCACGGCGACACCGAGGTCCCTGGCCAGATCGGTCAGGCTGAGGAGTTGGGTGGTGCGCGCCGCCAGGACCCGGAGGAAGCTCTGGAACTGAGTCAGATCGCCTACCTGGCGGAGGGTGCGCACGTCTCGCTCCAGGTAGGTCTGGACGTATCCGGCATGCCAGAGGGTGACGTCGCGTCCGGGGTTCGCGACCAGCTCCGGGTAGCCGCCCCGCAGGAAGTCCTGCCAGATGCCCCGATCCGTTCTCCTCGCAGGGCTCCTGTGTCCGGACTCCCATGGCAGGGCGGCGTTCGGGCGTTCTTCCGCCTCGCGGCGGGACAGTGGTAGCAGGCGGAGTACTGCCGTGCGCCCGGCCAGGGATTCGGTGATCTTCTCGGCGAGCAGGAGATTCTGGGAGCCCGTGAGGAGGTATTGGCCGGTCCGCTCGCGGTGGGCATCGATCTGTTCCTTCACGTAGGGCAGCAGGTTGGGAGCGTGCTGCACCTCGTCGAAGATCACCGGAGGTGGGTACGCGTCCAGGAAGCCCCGAGGGTCTTCCCTTGCGATCGCCCGGATGTCGGGAGGCTCGAGGGAGACATAGCGGCAGTCATTGCCAAAGAGGTGTGTGAGCAGTGTCGTCTTGCCGGACTGCCTGGGACCAGTCAGGACGACGGCAGGAAATTCGGCTGCGGCCTTCCTGAGAACCGGTTCCAGCGACCTCGCGATGTATTCCCGACCCATGACGCGCCTCATAATTTGTTATTATGCATTCCTACTGCATAATTGCAAATAGAAAATCCGCTCTTGAGGACCACGTCGATGGGATCACGGAACGCCTTCGCAGAGGGAACGTGAGCGGCGGCCGTGAGGCGATTGAGCGGTTTATGAAGAGGATCGTCGTGGACGTGGATGGGATGCTGGCACTAAAGGCGAGATTGGAACGTCTGCTTGGCGTGCCGAATGTCATGGCTCAGTTGTGGTGCCGGGGGAGGGAGTCGAACCCTCATGGACCGAAGCCCGCGGGATTTTGAGTCCCGTGCGTCTACCAGTTTCACCACCCCGGCGCGATGTACTTCTACCATATCTCGGCAAGGGTGTCGAGAGGCTTGTCTGGAAGTGTTGGGAAACAGAACGTAAGCATCCCAACATGTCCCAGAAACTTCTTGTATCCCGCCTTGTTCTGTGCTAGAAACTCTCTGGGAACTATGTAAATAAGGCAACTCGGCTCTAGGCGGATCGCGTGGATTCTCCTAAGGGTTCTCAGAAGAGTGGCATTACATTCCTCCTGCAATAATCAATAATTTGGTGTACGTTCTCCCTCGCTGCGAGCACCGCAAGTCAGTTTGAGGAGCTACCTATGATCTTCGATTGGTTTTTTGGCATGTTTTCCAATGACCTCGCCATCGATCTCGGAACCGCCAACACGGTCATCTACGTAAAAGGTAAGGGAATTGTTCTCAGCGAACCGTCGGTGGTAGCGATCAAGAAGGGGACCAACATGGTCCTGCAAGTGGGACGCGACGCCAAGGAGATGCTCGGCCGTACCCCTGGCAGTATTGTTGCGATTCGCCCATTGAAGGACGGCGTGATCGCCGACTTCGATATTACCGAGTCGATGATTAAGCATTTTATCGTCAAGATCCACAACCGGAAAACCCTCGTTCGACCCCGAATCGTGATTGGTGTCCCCTCCGGTATCACCCAGGTCGAGAGACGCGCCATTCGCGATGCTGCGGAGCAGGCCGGAGCGCGCGAGGTATACCTGATGGAAGAGCCCATGGCTGCGGCAATCGGTGCCGGACTGCCGGTCCAGGACCCCGTGGGCAGCATGATCATCGATATCGGGGGCGGAACGACCGAGGTGGCCGTTATCTCCCTGGCCGGAATCGTGTATGCCCAGTCGGTCAGGATTGCCGGGGATGAGATGGATGACGCGATTGTCCAGTATCTGAAGCGGAAGTATAACCTGCTCGTGGGAGAACGAACCGCAGAGAGCGTGAAGATCCAGATCGGCTCGGCGTTTCCGTTCGATGAACCTCATAAGATTGAGATCAAGGGGCGCGATCTGATTGGCGGTATCCCCAAGACGATTACCGTCAGCGACAGCGATATTCGAGAGGCCCTCCACGACCCGATCCATGCCATTGTCGATGCGGTCCGAACAGCCTTGGAGCGGACGCCGCCGGAGCTGGCTGCCGACATTGCAGATAAAGGGATCGTGATGGCCGGCGGTGGGGCCCTGCTGCATGGCCTGGATGTGCTGATCTCCCATGAGACCCATCTCAAGGTACGCGTCGCTGAAGATCCGCTCTCGTGCGTTGTACTCGGAACAGGGAAGGCGCTGGATGAGCTGGATCTCCTCAAAAGGGTGTGCCTCGAGGCGTAAATGCGGTCTGCCGGGAGGCTTGCCGATCGTGTTGCCTTTGTGGCGCACACCTCGATTCTCCCCGTAGCTCCGTAGGCGTTAAAGACAGGCATGACTCGACTGCTGCTCCGATACCGGCGGACGCTAGTCCTTTCGACAGCCCTGCTCCTGGCTTTTGTGCTGATGACGCTGCAAGCCCGCAGCGGTGGCTCCCTCGCTCTGTTTACGAAGCAGATCCTCCTCACCTCCGTGTCCCCGTTCCTGCGGCTTGTCACGAAGAGCTTCGACATCACCGCGACGGTTTGGAATGAGTACATCGATCTCCGCCGGGTCCGCCGCGACAATCAGCTCTTGAAGGAGGAGGTTCGGCAACTCCGAGCAGAGGTGGGCGAGCTGCACGAGACAGCCCTGGAACATGCTCGCTTGAGCCGGCTCCTCCAGATAGAGAATCGAATGGACAACCGGGTGGGTACGGAGGCGATCGTCGCCAAGGTGATCGGTAAGGACACCACGAACTGGTTCAGATCGATCCTGATTGATGCGGGGGCGGACCGAGGGATCCGGCGCCATATGACGGTCGTGACCGCTGAAGGGCTGGTGGGAAGGGTGGTGGACGTGACGGCGCAGGCGTCTCGGGTACAGCTCATTACCGATCCGGAAAGCGCGGTAGGCGTGCTCATCCAGCGAAGCCGCGCCATCGGGATCGCCGCGGGGAGCCAAGACGGCGCCATCCAGATCAAGTATCTTCCCTTGATGACCGACGTAGCTGTCGGCGACCGGATCATCACCTCAGGAATGGGCGGTATCTTTCCGAAAGGCATCCCGGTAGGCAAGGTTGCACGATCGAGCCGGCCGACGAACGGAACCCTGTTTCAATTGATTGAAGCGCAGCCTCATGCTGATTTTTCGCGCCTGGAGGAGGTCATGGTCCTGAAACGGCCGCCTTCGAGTGACCTGTCTTGGCCGGGTGAGGAGCCCCCGCCATGATGATGTTCCTGCTGGCGCTCTTCAGTGTCTGCCTCCTGCAAGCCGCCATCGTCCCCCGCTTGGCCATCGGCGGCATTCAGCCGGACCTGTTTCTGGTCCTGCTCTTCGGATTGAGCCTTTCTGTAGGACCGGAGTTGGCGACAGCCGCCGGCTTCCTCATCGGGCTGTACCAGGACTCCCTCTCTGGTGCCCCCCTTGGCCTCAACGCGTTCGCGTTGAGTCTGATCGGCTTCCTGGTGAGCGGATTAAGTCAACAGGTGAAGACGACCCAGTTGGCCGGGCGGTTTGCGCTGCTGTGCCTGGCCGGACTGCTGTCCGGGCTCATCACCCTCCTGCTCCTCCGCTTTTTTCATGCGCCTCGCCCGTTGGTATCCGCCCTCCTGTGGACTGCGCTGCCGGCAGCGCTCTACACCGCGATACTGGGGGCCGGGCTGCTTGGCGTGCTGAAGCTGAAAATCAACAAGGGCCTGACCTGATGAGCGGGGACCGTAAGATCTCAAACCGCTATGCCCCCTTCCAGAAACGGATCAGGGTTGCAGCGGTCCTGATCTCTGCAGCCTTCCTGATCCTGCTGCTCCGTCTCTGGGCTCTGCAGATCCTGGAGGGTGATCGTTTGCTCCTCCTTTCCCTTAATAATCGCCTGCGCCTGCGGCCGGTCGAGGCGCCAAGGGGACTCATTTTCGATCGAAACGGAGATCCCATGGTAGAGAATCTGGCGTCGTTCGACCTGTATGCGACACCAGAAGATATGCCTGATGTAGAGGAAACAACGCACCGCCTCGCGGAGATCCTCCAGTTCTCACCCGATGAGCTGAGGCAACGCATCGCGCAAAGGCAGGGCTCGCAACTGCAGCCGGTGCTGCTGCGAAAAGGGGTGGATGGGCGCACCGTCACGGCCATCGAAGAGCACAAGATCGATCTACCGGGCGTCAGCCTTCAGGTCAGACCGGTGCGCGCGTATCCCAATGGCGGGTCAGCCGCTACCCTGCTGGGCTACGTGACCGAGGTGAGCCAGGCGCAACTCAAGTCTAAAGAATTTCGGGACTTTCGTCCGGGTGAGACGATGGGGCAGGCCGGGATTGAGCGGCGATACGACGCGTTTATACGGGGTGTTGATGGCGGGGATCAGGTAGAGGTGGACGCGCTCGGAAAAATAAATCGGCTGATCCAGCGGGTTGAACCGCAGTCCGGGTTTAATCTACACCTGACGCTCGACAACCGGCTGCAGCGGGTCGCGGAGCAGGCCCTGCAGGGCAAAAGCGGCGCGCTCATCGCTGTCCATCCGTCGACCGGTGAAATCCTGGCCATGGTAAGCCAGCCATCGTACGATCCAAACCAGTTCTCCGAGCATATGACTCTGGAGCAGTGGCACAGGCTCATCGCTGACCCTCGTCATCCTATGCAAAATAAAGGGCTCCAGGGCCAGTACGCGCCGGGCTCCATCTTTAAACTGGTGACCGCGCTTGCGGCTCTCGAAAAGGGAGCCATTCATCCTGAGACCACGTTTTCCTGCAACGGCTCCTTCAGCCTCGGCTCCCACCTCTTCCACGACTGGAAAAAAGGCGGTCACGGGACGTTAGATCTCCGGCAGGCAATCGCCAACTCCTGCAACATCTACTTCTACAACA
Proteins encoded in this region:
- a CDS encoding aldehyde dehydrogenase family protein; its protein translation is MRMYVAGQWVDTAKKIDVLNPYDGTVVDTVPCADLGDVEKALEGAVRGARTMAALSGYGRYQILKAAAELIEARSEEFAKTITLEEGKSLAESRYEVSRAVQTLTLSGEEAKRLHGETVPFDGAPGGSGKFGFTLRVPCGIVVAVSPFNFPLNLVCHKVGPALAAGNAVVIKPATDTPLSALKLTEILLEAGLPTEAIACLTGSGAVIGDALCSNRRVRKITFTGSRDVGERICRMAGIKKVTMELGSNSPVVIMSDADLDKVAAAVAATGYTNAGQVCISTQRVLTSEKVYGDFLDALKPKVEALITGNPLDASTKVGPMIRERDAIRVEEWVDEAVASGAQVVTGGVRQGAVYAPTVVADVRPDMRIFCDELFGPAVAVTRFDTIDEAIALANDTIYGLAAGIFTENLEWAMRFAREVEAGNLMINWGPQWRADLMPYGGLKESGFGKEGPRYAVEEMTELKLVCFHLKD
- a CDS encoding acetolactate synthase large subunit, coding for MKAAELLVRCLEQEGVRYVFGVPGEETLDLMDALLDSRITFIPTRHEQGAAFMADCYGRLTGTAGVCLATLGPGATNLVTGIADANLDHAPLVAITGQAGRDRIHKESHQYIDIVENFRSITKWNTRVEVGAVIPEVVRKAFKVAQAEKPGACHLELPEDVAGEQVAGIPLTVERARRPSPDRPSLHAAARLIEEASFPLILAGNGVIRGKASHDLRKLAERVGIPVVNTFMAKGCVPADFDLSLMTIGVHARDYVACGIERADLIIAVGYDPVEYAPKFWNPDGTCRVIHIDFTPAEVDSHYQPVVEIVADVREALELLAEEVHGSKDPAPAKVLRHWIQTEIEAEADDDGFPLKPQRILRDIRAVLGRDDILVSDVGAHKLWVARLFPAFAPNTVLISNGYAAMGFALPAAIAAKLVFPERQILAVSGDGGFLMNCQELETAVRLGLSLVIVILRDDSFGVVRWHQLTRFGRESGVSFGNPDFVKFAESFGARGYRVEEAAALRPILEEAGQWQGLSIVDVPVDYAENFKLAEKMGRIVCPL
- a CDS encoding VOC family protein; translated protein: MLKGVDHVDLVVSDMDEAIAFYTEKLGLTLRYDGRPDGGGKHTFLGDAEGSFVALEEQPGLKIEGPQRLGHLAFAVDDVKAARKELEKRGVKITDERTDEDGRAKSYYFTGPDGIRLEIYGPV
- a CDS encoding SagB/ThcOx family dehydrogenase yields the protein MCPISNRDVEEARNYHAATKHSYWSIRLGGHFLDWANKPRQYKVYPGLPVVPIPRDVTPPAVDALEAVGAFPSIGTSILDLAGLAQVLFFCTGLTKKKIYPGGEVQHFRAASCTGALYEIEIYAVCGDLPGLPAGVYHFCPTDFALRRLREGDFRGVLAHATAGDASIAGAPVTVVLTAIFWRNAWKYQARAYRHFYWDAGTILANLLATAASAQLSSQVVTGFIDALVDHLLGLDSEREASLCLVPIGAESPAPEPPEIPPIAPETVPLSKREVDYPLITQIRAASMLASEEEIRAWRSAFVPRPSLPPGEKYFPLTPIDREHPPIRTLGEAILRRGSTRQFAQLPISFRQLSTILERSSRGIPTDFLGGPGTTLLDTYLIVNSVEDLPTGAFYFSPSGQALELLKEGTFRREAGYLCLEQGLGIEASTIIFFLTDLDRILECYGNRGYGAAQLEAGIVGGKMYLCAYALGLGATGTTFYDDDVTGFFSPHAQGKITLFAVALGRSARVPGRVKLLRSSIPPKRTAGT
- a CDS encoding ATP-binding protein; the encoded protein is MRRVMGREYIARSLEPVLRKAAAEFPAVVLTGPRQSGKTTLLTHLFGNDCRYVSLEPPDIRAIAREDPRGFLDAYPPPVIFDEVQHAPNLLPYVKEQIDAHRERTGQYLLTGSQNLLLAEKITESLAGRTAVLRLLPLSRREAEERPNAALPWESGHRSPARRTDRGIWQDFLRGGYPELVANPGRDVTLWHAGYVQTYLERDVRTLRQVGDLTQFQSFLRVLAARTTQLLSLTDLARDLGVAVNTVKAWLSVLEATYQVVVLRPYFANVGKRLVKTPKVYFTDVGTLCYLTGLKDPGHAASGPMGGPIMETAVLSEIVKTLTHRGLEPQVYFWRTSTGTEVDIVVEVSGKLVPIEVKLSATPRPAMASSIRTFRVDFGDAALPGYVVHPGDIRLPLGSDVTACPFTDL
- a CDS encoding rod shape-determining protein gives rise to the protein MFDWFFGMFSNDLAIDLGTANTVIYVKGKGIVLSEPSVVAIKKGTNMVLQVGRDAKEMLGRTPGSIVAIRPLKDGVIADFDITESMIKHFIVKIHNRKTLVRPRIVIGVPSGITQVERRAIRDAAEQAGAREVYLMEEPMAAAIGAGLPVQDPVGSMIIDIGGGTTEVAVISLAGIVYAQSVRIAGDEMDDAIVQYLKRKYNLLVGERTAESVKIQIGSAFPFDEPHKIEIKGRDLIGGIPKTITVSDSDIREALHDPIHAIVDAVRTALERTPPELAADIADKGIVMAGGGALLHGLDVLISHETHLKVRVAEDPLSCVVLGTGKALDELDLLKRVCLEA
- the mreC gene encoding rod shape-determining protein MreC, producing the protein MTRLLLRYRRTLVLSTALLLAFVLMTLQARSGGSLALFTKQILLTSVSPFLRLVTKSFDITATVWNEYIDLRRVRRDNQLLKEEVRQLRAEVGELHETALEHARLSRLLQIENRMDNRVGTEAIVAKVIGKDTTNWFRSILIDAGADRGIRRHMTVVTAEGLVGRVVDVTAQASRVQLITDPESAVGVLIQRSRAIGIAAGSQDGAIQIKYLPLMTDVAVGDRIITSGMGGIFPKGIPVGKVARSSRPTNGTLFQLIEAQPHADFSRLEEVMVLKRPPSSDLSWPGEEPPP
- the mreD gene encoding rod shape-determining protein MreD, which gives rise to MMMFLLALFSVCLLQAAIVPRLAIGGIQPDLFLVLLFGLSLSVGPELATAAGFLIGLYQDSLSGAPLGLNAFALSLIGFLVSGLSQQVKTTQLAGRFALLCLAGLLSGLITLLLLRFFHAPRPLVSALLWTALPAALYTAILGAGLLGVLKLKINKGLT
- the mrdA gene encoding penicillin-binding protein 2 encodes the protein MSGDRKISNRYAPFQKRIRVAAVLISAAFLILLLRLWALQILEGDRLLLLSLNNRLRLRPVEAPRGLIFDRNGDPMVENLASFDLYATPEDMPDVEETTHRLAEILQFSPDELRQRIAQRQGSQLQPVLLRKGVDGRTVTAIEEHKIDLPGVSLQVRPVRAYPNGGSAATLLGYVTEVSQAQLKSKEFRDFRPGETMGQAGIERRYDAFIRGVDGGDQVEVDALGKINRLIQRVEPQSGFNLHLTLDNRLQRVAEQALQGKSGALIAVHPSTGEILAMVSQPSYDPNQFSEHMTLEQWHRLIADPRHPMQNKGLQGQYAPGSIFKLVTALAALEKGAIHPETTFSCNGSFSLGSHLFHDWKKGGHGTLDLRQAIANSCNIYFYNTALKTGIEEITRVARELGLGAPSGFGLGSEARGVIPSSTTRPPEVGGWYPGNTVMAGIGQGMVTVTPIQAVMMVSAIANGGTLYRPWVVRKVETLDRELIEEYGSERIRRVNIDPDNLAIVREGMQAVVSEGTGSRAKIPGLRVAGKTGTAQVVENGGSQRGDQRDHAWFVGFAPADNPQIAIAVVVEHGGFGGQVAAPIARSLLEAWFQLPKEQQPVQTAESEPTEGD